The Podospora bellae-mahoneyi strain CBS 112042 chromosome 7, whole genome shotgun sequence genomic sequence CTTCCCGGCCACTCCCATTTTTTCTTGATTTTCCCCCTTGTCATTATCGATCTGCAGCAGCCATATTAGAAGAGAGACATCCCTAAAAATGGCCGACCAAGAGACCTTCCCGCCTCCCCAGCGAGCAGCAACTTACACGCTGCCACTGCGACCTCGAATGGACAGCGGCGACGTGAGAGAATTCAGCTTGGGGCCAATGGCCGGCACCCCAGACGCACAACACGACCCGGCCGCAGTGCCCCGGGGCTTAGCCTCACCAGACATATCCGTGGAATTCGCTGGCGATCACCACCTCGACAGCAGCTCTGATAAGCCAGAGCTGTTACATCCTCGCTCTGCGCCCCCTCACGTGCAGCACTTTCAGAGCCCTCTGAGACACCACAAACGGACACCTTCGGTTCATCGTGAGATCAAAGAGACGCTCAACGCTCATTCAGAGTACACAAGTGACGATTCTGACGGCCGCTCTCACTTTCGCGTCAACCAGTATGTCATTAAGGAGGAGATTGGGCGCGGGTCGTATGGGGCCGTCCACCTTGCTACTGATCAGTTTGGGAAAGAATATGTAGTTACCCCTCAACCCCTGTTTTCTCACCTATGTTCTAATACCTCCTCCGCAGGCCGTGAAAGCCTTCTCCAAAGCCCGTCTCCGCAAACGGATACAATCCAACATCCTCCGCCACGGTCCGAGATCACTCGGCCGCTTCCCCTCCCGGGCTCCCTTTGGCGCCCCTGATCTCCCCATTGCCCGGTTGACAGATCAGCGAGCAAAGGAAGCGCAGGACCCCCTCTTTCTTATTCGTGAAGAGATCGCCGTCATGAAAAagctcaaccaccccaacctaGTCCAGCTCATTGAGGTGCTCGACGACCCCGAAGAAGACACCCTGTACATGGTGCTGGAGATGTGCAAGAAGGGTGTTGTCATGAAAGTTGGTTTGGGCGAGTCAGCCACGCCGATTGATGAAGAGCAGTGTAGGCATTGGTTCAGGGATTTGATCCTGGGTGTTGAATACCGTGAGTTTATCGCCACCGTCCCCCAATATGAAGGTCAAGTTGACATGTGAAAAGTGCATTCTCAGGGTGTAGTCCACAGGGATATCAAACCCGATAACTTGCTCCTCAACGAAGACGACGTTCTCAAAATTGTCGACTTTGGCGTCTCGGAGATGTTTGAGCAGTCCACCGACATGAAGACAGCCAAGAGCGCCGGGTCACCGGCTTTCTTACCTCCTGAGCTCTGTGTTGCCAAACATGGTGATGTGTCCGGCAAGGCAGCTGATATCTGGTCTATGGGCGTATCACTGTACTGTCTCCGCTACGGCAAGATCCCGTTTGAAAAGTTTGGAGTATTGGATATGTACGAAGCTATCCGGGCAGAAGCTCCCTTCATTCCCGAGGGCGAGAACCCTTTATTTGTCGACCTGATGGGGAGGTTAATGGAGAAGGACCCAGAGAAAAGAATCACAATGGAGGGACTTCGGGTATGtctgcccccttttttctttttttttctttttctttcttgtttttttttaaaaaaaaacatttCCCCTCAAAGCTAACAAAATAGAACCACCCCTGGGTCACCAAAAACAACTCcgaccccctcctccccacagATGAAAATTGCACCGACCCCGTCGACCCCCCTAACCCGTTGGAAGTAAACCACGCTTTCACCCGGCGAATGTCGCATCTTATCTGTGTGATGAAGGCGATTCGCAAATTCAAGTCGTTGCTCTCTACAAATCCCAAGCCGCCAGGGTCACCATACCATCACTCCCCTCGCCCATCTGACACGGCTGATTTTGCCGCTTCTATTGTACGTGAGAGGCAGCAGTTTCTTCAgtctccacctccacaccTCATtccaccctcaacaccaccccaaccttTGCTGCTGGGTATCGGCACTGGCGGATTGGATACGTTTAGCAGCAGTCATGATGATGCGGGACTGGGAGGGGACCTGGGGATCGTGGCGGACAGCCCGACGGCGGCGGATTTCAACATTTATGATAGGGCTTTTGAtaaggaggtggagaggattaAGGGGATGAAGAGTAGGGATGGGGACGGAGGGACGACGATTTATCATACGAGGTTTAATGACCCCGAAGAGAAAAATGAGGGGCTTTGGGGGTTGTTTAATAAGACtgctcagcagcagaagaggaaggatgaGGGTATTAGTGGGTTTGCGGAGTTGGTCAGGGTTGCTGTCGCtagggagaaggagaaggagaaggaaagcaAGAAGGGggctggtggagaggaggagaagccagcGGGAGAAGGGGACCAAGGCAAGACGGAGTGATGTACAGTCAAAGTTTGAGAGGGGTAGGTGGGAAAGTTTTGCCATTGGGTATTTTACAACAGCGAAAACAGCGGCTCAGGATAATTCACATGGAAGAGAAgtggaaaaagaaggggataTTGAAGTTTCAAGCGAGGGTTTAAGATAAGGACAAGCAGCGAAGTAGTAGCATTAATACCACAACAAAGGGGTGCGGAGGGGTGAACGGGGTTAGTATGACCAAGCGAGTGTGTTTCTTATTCATTGTTTGACTTTTTTGGGGCAGGATTGTCTTTGTTATGTGTCATGTTGGACCTCTGACGGTTGCTATATCTCTTTCTGTCATTGGCGGGAAAGCGAATGATGCACACATTAAAGGCggctgccggtggtggttttgataCCTCGATAGTTTGACAAGTTTGGCTTTGGAATACCTTGTTTTTTCTTCATTTTTACTTCTTCAGTCTTTTGAACTTCTTCTTAGAGATACTATAAGAATGTATGCCTCGGCTGCTTCGTGGTTTGCACAccctgggagagggagtaATGACGCAACCAGACTCAACCGGAGCTCCCACGTAGTAAGCCTGCCACACCGGAATTTCCGACAGAGAGACCTTCAGTTGGCCGTTTTATCGTTGTCACAAATACCATACGAGCACTTCACCAGTTGGGGTTCCCAATCAGCACAGCCCAGCCACTCCCACAGCCTCGACTCTAACCATAAAAAGCCGCGCTCACATGCAAAGTCCCGAGTGCCATACCTTTAATGAAGCCTGCCTCTGACTGAccgagtgagtgagtgagtgaggtAAGCACAACCATCAACCACAGCCCCATCACGTCAACACTCCAAACCAAACTGCCAGCCTCACCCATCTCATATGACACTTACAAGTGGTCTTATCCCGTGCCCTATACCGCTCCGCTCTGACGATCCCCGTCTCCGTTCACGGAAGAACAGGACCCAAATCCAGAAAAGCACAACATTTCGCATGTATCCAAACAAAAAGTCCCGAATAACACAACAGCACTTTCCACCGCAAAAGggccaagctcaacaaggtTCCCCCAACTTCCTGGGCGTTTCTTGTTTCTTGCCGCCACGGGCCTTGGCAAAAGCTTGTCTCGATCGGAATACCCACACTTGAAAGCACCCCCCTGCCACTCAACCCTTTATGAATGCGCGGTGGAAAGTTCACTTCCACGGAAAAAAACACCGGAAGTCAAAGCAGATTTCCGCGGTGAAAATGCCAAGGAGAATATACATATGTACGGATGCTGTACATATACCTCTCGCCGGTCCTTGTGTGCTGTGCAGTGGTTGCAACAGGCCAGGCCCGGTCGCATGCAAGCACGTACGTACATACAGTCCTTTCTTGCGGTGTGTGCGCGGAAAAGGGGAAATGAATGGCAGGCCGGCCCCCCGgatgtgtgcgtgtgtgtgtgtgtgtcttttCAGCGAGTT encodes the following:
- a CDS encoding hypothetical protein (EggNog:ENOG503NZRP; COG:T), whose protein sequence is MADQETFPPPQRAATYTLPLRPRMDSGDVREFSLGPMAGTPDAQHDPAAVPRGLASPDISVEFAGDHHLDSSSDKPELLHPRSAPPHVQHFQSPLRHHKRTPSVHREIKETLNAHSEYTSDDSDGRSHFRVNQYVIKEEIGRGSYGAVHLATDQFGKEYAVKAFSKARLRKRIQSNILRHGPRSLGRFPSRAPFGAPDLPIARLTDQRAKEAQDPLFLIREEIAVMKKLNHPNLVQLIEVLDDPEEDTLYMVLEMCKKGVVMKVGLGESATPIDEEQCRHWFRDLILGVEYLHSQGVVHRDIKPDNLLLNEDDVLKIVDFGVSEMFEQSTDMKTAKSAGSPAFLPPELCVAKHGDVSGKAADIWSMGVSLYCLRYGKIPFEKFGVLDMYEAIRAEAPFIPEGENPLFVDLMGRLMEKDPEKRITMEGLRNHPWVTKNNSDPLLPTDENCTDPVDPPNPLEVNHAFTRRMSHLICVMKAIRKFKSLLSTNPKPPGSPYHHSPRPSDTADFAASIVRERQQFLQSPPPHLIPPSTPPQPLLLGIGTGGLDTFSSSHDDAGLGGDLGIVADSPTAADFNIYDRAFDKEVERIKGMKSRDGDGGTTIYHTRFNDPEEKNEGLWGLFNKTAQQQKRKDEGISGFAELVRVAVAREKEKEKESKKGAGGEEEKPAGEGDQGKTE